In the Thermoanaerobacterales bacterium genome, CGCGCGGCGGGCAGATCGTGAGTGATCAGAATAAACGCGCGCCGTCCGAACGTCATCTCCCGGAGAAGCTCCACTACCCGCGCCCTCAGGGGCCAATCGAGCCCCTTGGTTGGTTCGTCGGCGATCAAAAGACGGGGCTCCAGCGCCAGGCCGAGAGCCAGCAGCAGTCGCTGCTGCATGCCCCCGCTGAGCTGGTGGGGATAGCAGGAAGTTGCCCGCTCGGGGAGCCCCACCCCCGCCAAAAGATCAGCCGCCTTACGGCGGACCGGGCGCCCGGTCAGGCCCCACCGGCGGGCAATCGCCTCCCTCACCTGGTATCCCCCGGTGAGAACAGGGTTCATCGCCGCGGCGGGGTTTTGCAGGACCATGGCAATCTCTTTCCCCCTGAACTCCCGCATCCGGGCGGATGGAAGAGATAAAAGGTTGCAACCGTCATACCTGATCACGCCCCGCACTTGTGTCCCGGGCGGCAGAAGGCGTAGAATGGCGTGCCCCAGCACGGTTTTTCCCGAACCGGTCTCCCCGATGAGCGCCAGCCTTTCCTTCTCCCCCAGTTCCAGACTGACACCGTCGAGAACGTATACCGTTCCTTCCGGAAGCGGAAAATCAACCGCCAGGTTTTCGATCGCTAACAAGGGCAATGGCTAGCCTCCTGCTCCATTCAAAATCCTGCTCCGCCGTGGGTCAAGGGCGTCGCGCAGGCCGTTTCCCACCAGGTTAAAGGCCAGCACCGTCAAGAAGATCATCAGCCCGGGGGTGATCATCAACAACGGATACGTGCGCATGTACGATCGCGCCGCATTCAGCATCGCCCCCCATTCCGGAGCCGGCGGTTGCGCGCCGAGGCCCAGGAAACTCAACCCGGCCAGCGCCAGGATGGTGTGCGGAATGTCAAACGTCGCCAGTATGACCACCGGCCCCAGCACGTTCGGCAGGATATGCCGGACCATGATCCGCAGGTTGCTGAAACCCAGGACCCGGGCCGCCAGAACGAATTCACCTTCTTTGAGCGATAAGACGCTGCCCCGGACCACGCGGGCAAAATGAAGCCATCCTAAGGCGACCATCGCCAGGACGGTATTCTCCAGCCCCGGCCCCAAGACCCCCACCATCGCCAAAACGAAGACAAGGCTTGGAAGACCCATCAACACATCGGTGAGGCGCATCAGGACCTCGTCCAGAAAGCCGCCGTAGTAACCCGCAATCAGGCCGATGAGCGTGCCCGCGACCGCCGCCAGCCCCCCGACCAGGAGGCCCACAGCGAGGGAGATGCGGGTACCGTACAGTACCCGGCTCAGCAAACAGCGCCCCATGTCGTCCGTTCCCAGGGGATATTCCCCGCCGGGCGGGGC is a window encoding:
- a CDS encoding ABC transporter ATP-binding protein, with translation MPLLAIENLAVDFPLPEGTVYVLDGVSLELGEKERLALIGETGSGKTVLGHAILRLLPPGTQVRGVIRYDGCNLLSLPSARMREFRGKEIAMVLQNPAAAMNPVLTGGYQVREAIARRWGLTGRPVRRKAADLLAGVGLPERATSCYPHQLSGGMQQRLLLALGLALEPRLLIADEPTKGLDWPLRARVVELLREMTFGRRAFILITHDLPAARALADRVAVLYAGQVVECGPAEAVFSAPRHPYTRGLLDSHPARGLKPIPGAAPALTSLPPGCRFQPRCGRAGAICARAVPPLAEVTPGYRVRCYCC
- a CDS encoding ABC transporter permease, whose amino-acid sequence is MHETVTVFRTAFPLARLLQGVARDRAAFAGGVLVVLLVLVALSAPWLAPHDPVKQNLAHALAPPGGEYPLGTDDMGRCLLSRVLYGTRISLAVGLLVGGLAAVAGTLIGLIAGYYGGFLDEVLMRLTDVLMGLPSLVFVLAMVGVLGPGLENTVLAMVALGWLHFARVVRGSVLSLKEGEFVLAARVLGFSNLRIMVRHILPNVLGPVVILATFDIPHTILALAGLSFLGLGAQPPAPEWGAMLNAARSYMRTYPLLMITPGLMIFLTVLAFNLVGNGLRDALDPRRSRILNGAGG